The following coding sequences lie in one Flagellimonas eckloniae genomic window:
- the htpG gene encoding molecular chaperone HtpG gives MATGKINVSVENIFPLIKKFLYSDHEIFLRELISNATDATLKLKHLTSIGEAKVEYGNPLIEVKVDKDKKRIHITDQGVGMTEDEVKKYINEVAFSGAEEFLDKYKDAGKDAGIIGHFGLGFYSAFMVADKVEIISKSFKDEPAVHWSCDGSPKFTLKEAKKKDRGTEIILHVAEDSIEFLEDSKISELLTKYNKFMPIPIKFGTKTETLPKPEGAKEEDEAPTQEVDNIVNNPTPAWTKQPADLKDEDYKGFYRELYPMQFEEPLFNIHLNVDYPFNLTGILYFPKLSNDLNIQKDRIQLYQNQVFVTDNVEGIVPEFLTMLRGVIDSPDIPLNVSRSYLQADGAVKKISSYITRKVADKLSSLFKSNREDFEQKWNDIKVVIEYGMLSEEKFFEKADKFALYPTVDGKFFTYEELEAKIKDNQTDKDEKLVVLYASDKDAQHSYIEAAKAKGYEVLLMDSPIISHLMQKLETSKEKLSFARVDADHVDNLIKKEETAISKLSDEEKETLKGEIETVVADKGYTIQMEAMDSTASPFIITEPEFMRRMKEMQQTGGGGMFGMGNMPEMYNLIVNTNHELVGEILNTKTSKKRERLINQSLDLARLSKGLLKGEELTNFISRSYEMIK, from the coding sequence ATGGCTACAGGTAAAATAAATGTTTCAGTAGAAAACATATTTCCCTTAATTAAAAAGTTCCTTTATAGTGATCACGAGATTTTCTTGAGAGAGCTAATTTCCAATGCTACAGATGCAACATTAAAACTTAAACACCTTACCTCTATTGGTGAAGCCAAAGTTGAATATGGCAATCCGCTGATTGAAGTAAAAGTTGACAAGGATAAAAAACGAATCCATATTACGGACCAAGGTGTTGGAATGACAGAGGATGAAGTCAAAAAGTATATCAATGAGGTTGCCTTTTCCGGTGCCGAGGAGTTTTTGGACAAGTATAAAGATGCTGGCAAAGATGCCGGTATTATAGGTCATTTTGGACTTGGGTTCTATTCCGCTTTCATGGTAGCTGACAAGGTAGAAATCATCTCAAAAAGTTTTAAAGATGAACCAGCTGTTCATTGGAGTTGTGATGGATCACCGAAATTCACCTTAAAAGAAGCAAAGAAAAAAGACAGGGGTACGGAGATTATTCTGCATGTAGCTGAGGACTCTATTGAATTTTTAGAAGATTCTAAAATTAGTGAGCTGTTGACGAAATATAACAAGTTCATGCCCATTCCCATTAAGTTTGGGACTAAAACCGAAACGCTTCCCAAACCAGAAGGTGCCAAAGAAGAAGATGAAGCACCTACACAAGAAGTGGATAACATCGTCAACAACCCAACTCCAGCATGGACGAAGCAACCAGCAGATTTAAAAGATGAAGACTACAAAGGATTCTACAGGGAATTGTATCCCATGCAATTTGAAGAGCCTTTATTCAATATTCACTTGAATGTTGACTATCCTTTTAACCTCACCGGAATCTTATACTTCCCAAAACTGTCCAACGACCTCAACATACAAAAAGATAGAATCCAATTGTATCAAAATCAGGTTTTTGTAACTGATAATGTAGAGGGAATTGTACCTGAGTTTTTAACCATGCTTCGTGGAGTCATAGATTCTCCAGACATTCCATTGAATGTTTCTAGATCTTATCTGCAAGCTGATGGGGCCGTGAAGAAAATATCTTCCTATATCACCAGAAAAGTCGCGGACAAATTGAGTTCTCTTTTCAAAAGCAACCGTGAAGACTTTGAACAAAAGTGGAACGATATTAAGGTAGTAATTGAATATGGAATGCTTTCTGAAGAAAAATTCTTCGAAAAAGCAGATAAGTTTGCACTTTACCCAACTGTTGATGGAAAGTTCTTCACCTATGAGGAATTGGAGGCTAAAATAAAGGACAACCAGACCGATAAGGATGAAAAACTGGTAGTGCTTTATGCTTCGGACAAAGACGCACAACACAGCTATATTGAAGCTGCCAAGGCCAAGGGCTATGAAGTCTTATTAATGGATTCTCCAATTATTTCACATCTAATGCAAAAGCTGGAGACTTCTAAGGAAAAACTTTCTTTTGCCAGGGTTGATGCCGATCACGTGGATAACCTTATTAAAAAAGAGGAGACTGCCATCTCCAAGTTATCAGATGAAGAGAAGGAGACTTTAAAAGGTGAAATTGAAACGGTTGTAGCTGATAAGGGGTACACTATTCAAATGGAAGCCATGGACAGTACTGCATCACCGTTTATAATAACGGAACCCGAGTTTATGCGTAGAATGAAGGAAATGCAGCAAACTGGGGGCGGTGGAATGTTTGGCATGGGCAATATGCCAGAAATGTATAATCTTATTGTAAACACCAATCACGAATTGGTGGGCGAAATTTTGAACACTAAAACTTCCAAAAAACGAGAACGATTGATCAATCAATCACTTGATTTGGCAAGACTATCCAAAGGATTGTTAAAAGGAGAGGAACTCACCAATTTTATTTCGCGCAGTTACGAAATGATAAAATAA
- a CDS encoding TetR family transcriptional regulator C-terminal domain-containing protein, with the protein MANTPNSKVTEEKIINWFMNTVLEHEAIPKSIFKFCKENKIKEEDFYNYFGSFEGLQHAIWEKFYGNTISIMQKNEAYDGMTNEEKMLTFFFTFFESLTLNRSYVLFVLKESKNTMDKMGQLKGLRKNIKEFASELIEERNSEKNLKILNQSPQLFSEGAWVQFLFLLKFWMDDNSAGFEKTDIAIEKSVTTIFQVFENTPLEKIIDFGKFLYKEKFA; encoded by the coding sequence ATGGCAAACACACCTAATTCTAAAGTAACCGAAGAAAAAATCATTAATTGGTTCATGAATACTGTCTTGGAACATGAGGCAATACCGAAATCAATTTTTAAATTCTGTAAAGAGAACAAAATCAAAGAAGAAGATTTTTACAATTATTTTGGATCTTTTGAAGGATTGCAGCATGCTATCTGGGAAAAATTTTATGGAAATACCATCTCTATCATGCAAAAGAATGAGGCATATGATGGTATGACAAATGAAGAAAAAATGCTGACCTTTTTCTTCACATTTTTTGAATCGTTGACACTGAATAGAAGTTATGTGCTTTTTGTACTCAAGGAGAGCAAAAATACCATGGATAAGATGGGTCAATTAAAAGGTTTGCGGAAAAACATTAAAGAATTTGCTTCCGAGCTTATTGAGGAACGGAATAGTGAGAAAAATTTAAAAATTCTCAATCAAAGCCCACAGCTATTTTCTGAAGGTGCATGGGTGCAATTCTTATTCCTTTTAAAATTTTGGATGGATGACAATTCCGCTGGTTTTGAAAAAACCGATATAGCCATTGAAAAATCCGTAACCACTATATTCCAAGTTTTTGAAAACACTCCTTTGGAGAAAATCATCGATTTTGGAAAATTCCTCTACAAAGAAAAATTTGCCTAA
- a CDS encoding ABC1 kinase family protein, translating to MKTLDSIPTGKIERAGKLVKTGVKIGGNYVKYYGKKLVNSQTAKDELDQDNAEDIYDGLKSLKGSALKVAQMLSMEKNLLPSAYVEKFSLSQFSVPPLSAPLVRKTFKKYLNKYPEDIFDSFDKDSINAASIGQVHKAKKGDKDLAVKIQYPGVADSISSDLAIVKPIAIRMFNLKGKDSEKYFKEVENKLVEETDYILELAQSEEITQACAVIPNMEFPKYYKALSSERILTMDWMKGKHLSEFTQIDFDQHLGNKLGQALWDFYMFQIHNLRKVHADPHPGNFLVSTNETLIAIDFGCIKEIPDEFYIPYFELAKEDNINNDVVFMEKLYELEILTKTDSNKELEFFKVLFKEMLTIFTSPFKEEEFDFGADEFWIKIAELSERYSKDEQIRKMNGNRGSKHFLYMNRTFFGLYNLLHDLKAKVKVNDFRKYMD from the coding sequence ATGAAAACATTAGACAGCATTCCCACGGGAAAGATTGAAAGAGCCGGAAAACTGGTAAAGACAGGGGTTAAGATTGGTGGGAATTATGTAAAGTATTATGGAAAAAAATTGGTCAATTCCCAAACTGCCAAGGATGAGTTGGATCAAGATAATGCGGAAGATATTTATGATGGTCTAAAAAGCCTGAAAGGAAGCGCACTCAAGGTGGCCCAAATGCTCAGCATGGAAAAAAACTTGTTGCCAAGTGCCTATGTGGAAAAGTTTTCACTATCGCAATTCTCCGTGCCACCCCTTTCCGCTCCATTGGTACGGAAAACATTCAAAAAATATTTGAACAAATATCCAGAAGATATTTTTGACTCTTTTGACAAAGACTCCATTAATGCCGCAAGTATTGGACAGGTACATAAAGCAAAAAAAGGAGATAAGGATCTAGCGGTAAAAATTCAATATCCAGGAGTTGCAGATAGTATTAGCAGCGATTTGGCTATTGTAAAGCCCATAGCTATCAGAATGTTTAACCTAAAAGGGAAAGATTCAGAAAAATACTTTAAAGAGGTTGAAAACAAATTGGTAGAGGAAACCGATTATATTCTGGAGTTGGCACAGAGTGAAGAAATTACCCAGGCATGTGCAGTGATTCCTAATATGGAGTTCCCCAAATACTATAAAGCCCTTTCAAGTGAGCGTATCCTTACCATGGACTGGATGAAGGGAAAACACCTTAGTGAGTTTACCCAAATTGATTTTGATCAGCATCTTGGAAACAAGTTGGGTCAGGCGCTTTGGGATTTCTACATGTTTCAAATTCATAACCTGCGCAAAGTACATGCAGATCCACACCCCGGTAATTTTTTGGTAAGTACCAATGAAACGCTTATTGCAATAGATTTTGGTTGTATTAAGGAAATTCCTGATGAATTCTACATTCCTTATTTTGAGTTGGCAAAAGAAGATAACATTAATAATGATGTTGTTTTTATGGAAAAATTATACGAGCTGGAAATTTTGACCAAAACAGACTCAAACAAAGAGTTGGAGTTCTTTAAAGTACTTTTTAAAGAAATGCTTACCATATTCACTTCACCATTTAAAGAAGAGGAATTTGATTTTGGGGCAGACGAATTCTGGATTAAAATTGCAGAATTGAGTGAGCGCTATTCCAAAGACGAGCAGATAAGAAAAATGAATGGAAATAGAGGATCCAAACACTTTCTATATATGAACCGTACTTTTTTCGGACTTTATAATCTGCTTCACGATCTCAAAGCCAAGGTAAAAGTGAACGACTTTAGAAAGTATATGGACTAA
- a CDS encoding RNA polymerase sigma factor translates to MSLNQDQHYIDKVLNGNVGSFAVLIDRYKHMVYTLAMKILNTKEEAEEVSQDVFVKAYQMLPSFKGDSKFSTWLYRIAYNRSLDYLKKRGRRLTTSSIDTDKDYYLDSMDNILDQMQREEHNVIIKNALGELSEVDTVIITLHYFEELSLKEISKVVGLKVNAVKVRLFRSRKQLAQILQHKLEPEIIEGYGRK, encoded by the coding sequence ATGAGCCTAAACCAAGACCAACACTATATAGACAAAGTCCTAAATGGAAATGTTGGGTCTTTTGCCGTTTTGATCGACCGCTATAAACATATGGTGTATACCTTGGCAATGAAAATACTTAATACTAAAGAGGAAGCTGAGGAGGTTTCCCAAGACGTTTTTGTTAAAGCGTATCAGATGTTGCCCAGTTTTAAAGGGGATTCCAAATTTTCTACATGGCTGTATAGAATAGCGTATAACCGTAGCTTGGATTACCTAAAAAAACGGGGAAGAAGATTGACGACCAGTTCAATTGATACCGACAAGGACTATTATTTGGATAGTATGGATAATATTTTGGACCAAATGCAAAGGGAAGAACATAATGTAATTATTAAAAATGCGTTGGGCGAATTATCCGAAGTGGATACCGTTATTATAACATTACATTATTTTGAAGAGTTATCTTTAAAAGAAATTTCCAAAGTTGTAGGTCTAAAGGTAAATGCTGTTAAAGTACGTTTGTTTAGAAGTAGAAAACAGTTGGCGCAAATTTTACAGCATAAACTAGAACCTGAAATTATTGAAGGTTATGGAAGAAAATAG
- a CDS encoding outer membrane beta-barrel family protein produces MKRAISLFALLYFTFFSTSFSFASTNTEPPIGSISGTVVDDQNKQPVAYAAIVVKSEDGTQTITGGITTEDGNFQIEKLPEGSFILEVQFIGYKTHSQKLVITKKNQKVNVGTIALLEDTEELSEVEVVAERTTIEQRVDRKVINVGKDLTTAGATASDIMNNIPSVNVDSQTGDISLRGNSNVRVMVDGKLSNVPVAQLLQQIPSTSIKSIELITNPSAKYNPEGMSGLINIILHKNANIGFNGSITTGLTQAIEAKFNSSIDLNYRNGKFNFYGNYGNNIGKYVNDGTILRIDENSLQEFDFFNNNKSHLYKVGVDFYLNDKNTISFFTNQNIFDGKGEGITAVTYNDDLSRNLTQFFADVSENQSEQYNFDYKLDFKKEGHNIELEVDHNVFNNDQDADFRSTGASLFPDYMDFVDTERTQTIANLDYVNPLDSISKLEIGLESRIFETNVDYSSTGLSFNEGGNLVPTPSTDFDYSMDIYSAYVTFGQTRDKWSYQVGARIEDVEVKADTNRVRSFTDKYTQVYPSAFLTYNPNEKDQFQVSYSRRVDRPGLQQVNPIREWATPLISSFGNPSLVPQFTNSYEVNYTKRVKGGSITTGVFYRSISDEINRAVYVDRLDFNKLILTFDNFDDTSAYGFELSANYKPVKWWSINGSFDFYSQTQRGITESLGTDNPNPTEDDIVVEDVEVDNTAWNLRMNNSFNLNKKLTLQLFGFYRGDNRNLQFTMEPMYFVNLGARYSFAQGKGTISLNYNDIFKTMRFAFDGERPYPQVGGFNWESNNLYAGLSYRFGSGKNRAKQRKRRDSNTKQSSGGLL; encoded by the coding sequence ATGAAAAGAGCAATCTCACTTTTTGCGCTTCTTTATTTTACTTTTTTTTCCACAAGTTTTAGTTTCGCTTCAACAAACACTGAACCGCCCATTGGCTCTATTTCAGGTACCGTAGTGGACGATCAAAATAAGCAACCTGTCGCCTATGCCGCCATTGTAGTTAAATCTGAAGATGGAACACAGACCATTACAGGTGGGATTACGACTGAAGATGGGAATTTTCAAATTGAAAAACTTCCCGAAGGTTCGTTCATTTTGGAAGTACAGTTTATTGGGTATAAAACGCATTCACAAAAATTGGTCATTACTAAAAAAAACCAAAAAGTAAATGTTGGAACCATTGCTTTACTGGAAGACACCGAAGAACTTTCAGAGGTTGAAGTAGTTGCAGAGCGTACAACCATTGAACAACGTGTGGACCGCAAGGTAATAAACGTTGGAAAAGACCTTACTACCGCGGGAGCTACTGCATCGGACATTATGAACAACATACCATCTGTTAATGTGGATTCACAGACCGGGGATATTTCTTTACGGGGAAATTCAAACGTTAGGGTGATGGTGGATGGAAAATTATCCAATGTTCCAGTAGCCCAATTACTTCAACAAATACCATCAACATCTATAAAATCCATTGAGTTGATTACCAACCCATCCGCTAAATATAATCCTGAGGGGATGAGTGGTCTTATCAATATAATATTACACAAAAACGCAAATATTGGGTTCAATGGTAGTATTACAACGGGTCTTACCCAAGCAATTGAAGCAAAATTCAATAGTTCCATCGATTTGAATTATAGAAATGGAAAGTTCAATTTTTATGGGAACTATGGAAACAACATTGGTAAATATGTAAATGATGGTACCATTTTAAGAATTGATGAAAACTCGCTTCAGGAATTTGACTTTTTCAATAACAATAAGTCACACCTATACAAAGTTGGGGTAGATTTTTATTTGAACGATAAAAACACCATCTCATTTTTTACCAATCAAAACATTTTTGATGGTAAGGGTGAGGGAATTACGGCAGTAACCTATAATGATGATCTCTCTAGAAATCTAACACAGTTTTTTGCGGATGTTAGTGAAAACCAAAGTGAGCAATATAATTTTGATTACAAACTGGATTTCAAAAAAGAAGGTCATAATATAGAATTGGAAGTGGATCATAACGTATTTAACAATGATCAAGATGCTGATTTTAGATCTACCGGAGCTTCATTGTTCCCTGATTATATGGATTTTGTAGATACGGAACGTACCCAAACCATTGCCAATTTAGATTATGTGAATCCACTGGACAGTATTTCAAAGTTGGAAATCGGTCTTGAATCAAGAATCTTTGAAACCAATGTGGATTATTCTTCAACAGGTCTATCATTTAATGAAGGAGGGAATCTGGTTCCAACGCCAAGTACAGATTTTGATTATTCAATGGACATCTATTCTGCTTATGTGACCTTTGGTCAAACACGAGACAAATGGTCATACCAAGTAGGAGCAAGAATTGAGGATGTTGAAGTTAAGGCGGATACCAATAGGGTTAGATCATTCACGGATAAATATACCCAAGTGTATCCTTCAGCATTTCTAACTTATAATCCAAATGAAAAAGACCAATTTCAGGTCAGTTATAGCAGACGTGTGGACAGACCAGGGCTACAACAAGTTAATCCCATACGCGAATGGGCCACTCCCCTTATTTCATCTTTTGGAAACCCAAGTTTGGTGCCACAGTTTACAAACTCATATGAAGTCAATTATACAAAACGAGTTAAAGGAGGTAGCATAACCACTGGCGTATTCTATAGGTCTATCTCAGATGAAATAAACAGGGCGGTTTATGTGGACCGATTGGATTTCAATAAACTGATTTTGACGTTTGATAATTTTGATGATACCTCCGCTTATGGTTTTGAATTATCTGCCAATTACAAACCCGTAAAATGGTGGAGCATAAATGGTAGTTTTGATTTTTATTCACAAACCCAACGTGGTATTACTGAAAGTTTGGGTACTGACAATCCAAACCCAACCGAAGACGATATTGTTGTTGAAGATGTAGAGGTAGACAATACCGCTTGGAATTTACGGATGAACAATAGTTTTAACCTAAACAAAAAATTGACTTTACAGTTGTTCGGTTTTTACCGAGGTGATAACCGAAACCTCCAATTTACGATGGAACCTATGTATTTTGTCAATCTGGGTGCTAGGTATAGTTTTGCTCAAGGAAAAGGTACAATTAGCCTAAACTACAATGACATCTTCAAAACTATGCGATTTGCTTTTGACGGAGAGCGACCTTATCCACAAGTTGGTGGTTTTAACTGGGAGAGCAATAATCTGTATGCTGGTCTTTCCTACAGGTTTGGAAGTGGAAAAAATAGAGCTAAACAACGAAAACGAAGAGACAGTAATACCAAACAATCTAGCGGAGGTCTTCTCTAA
- a CDS encoding 3-oxoacyl-ACP synthase III family protein → MYNSRISGLGFYVPENVVTNDDLSKMMETNDEWIQERTGIKERRHVVKGTDTTTSMGVKAAKVAIDRAGIDKDEIDFIVFATLSPDYYFPGPGVLVQRDLGIKTVGALDVRNQCSGFVYGISVADQYIKSGMYKKILVIGSELHSHGLDMTTRGRGVSVIFGDGAGAAILTREEDTSKGILSTHLHSEGQHAEELSLIAPGMGKRWVTDIIEEKDPDDTSYFPYMNGQFVFKNAVVRFSEVIMEGLQANDLTPEDIDMLIPHQANLRIAQFIQKKFGLSNDQVFNNIMKYGNTTAASIPIALTEAWEAGKVNKGDLVVLAAFGSGFTWGSAIIKW, encoded by the coding sequence ATGTATAACTCAAGAATATCGGGATTGGGATTTTATGTGCCTGAAAATGTGGTCACCAATGATGATTTATCAAAAATGATGGAGACCAATGACGAATGGATTCAGGAGCGTACGGGAATCAAGGAGCGAAGACATGTTGTTAAGGGAACTGATACTACTACCTCTATGGGCGTAAAGGCAGCTAAGGTTGCCATTGATCGCGCAGGTATTGATAAAGACGAAATTGACTTTATTGTTTTTGCCACCCTAAGTCCAGATTATTATTTTCCAGGACCTGGTGTTTTGGTGCAACGTGATCTGGGAATTAAAACCGTTGGTGCATTAGATGTTAGAAACCAATGCTCTGGATTTGTGTACGGGATTTCTGTTGCCGACCAATACATTAAGAGCGGTATGTACAAAAAAATTTTGGTCATAGGCTCTGAGCTGCATTCCCATGGTTTGGACATGACTACAAGGGGTAGGGGAGTCTCAGTAATTTTTGGTGATGGAGCTGGTGCAGCAATTTTAACAAGGGAAGAAGATACTTCAAAAGGAATTTTGTCCACTCACTTACATTCAGAAGGTCAGCATGCAGAGGAGCTTTCTCTGATTGCGCCAGGAATGGGAAAACGGTGGGTTACAGATATTATTGAGGAAAAAGACCCAGACGACACTTCGTATTTTCCGTATATGAACGGACAATTTGTTTTTAAAAATGCTGTAGTTCGATTTAGCGAAGTAATCATGGAGGGTTTGCAGGCCAACGATTTAACACCGGAAGATATTGATATGTTGATACCGCACCAGGCAAACTTGCGGATTGCACAATTCATCCAAAAGAAGTTTGGTCTCTCTAATGACCAAGTGTTTAATAACATAATGAAATATGGAAACACTACAGCTGCTTCTATTCCTATTGCGTTAACGGAAGCGTGGGAAGCTGGGAAGGTCAATAAAGGGGATTTGGTGGTTCTCGCCGCTTTTGGAAGTGGCTTTACATGGGGCAGCGCCATAATAAAATGGTAA